One segment of uncultured Fretibacterium sp. DNA contains the following:
- the larC gene encoding nickel pincer cofactor biosynthesis protein LarC, whose protein sequence is MKTLYLDCFAGIAGDMLIGALLGLLPSPERFCAEMRRLTLLPEDSYELVIERGVKNGIAGTNFDVRTHEHHPHRGLHEIEDIVGGSALSDSVRRESLRAFALLAEAEAQVHGTMPDKIHFHEVGAIDSIVDIVGVFVLMELLDWPRVLCSPLNVGSGTVSCAHGVLPVPAPATALLLRGLPIFSQGAPMERTTPTGALLARTLASAFCPIPAGSVIASSFGLGNRDSEDMPNVLRALLMESGRMEAGQVDEGLVHERLTILECNIDDMNPQDFEPVSGRLFEAGALDVWTEPIYMKKGRPAVRFCCLAEPEKASPLTLIMLKETTSQGVRRIAADRTRLPFRIERVSTPLGELDVKTALLGDVPLRRTPEYEDLKRLSTEHGLPMAEVRRRVAREL, encoded by the coding sequence ATGAAGACGCTTTACCTGGACTGTTTTGCGGGGATCGCCGGCGACATGCTTATAGGGGCCCTGCTGGGCCTCCTCCCCAGCCCGGAGCGCTTCTGCGCGGAGATGCGCAGGCTGACGCTCCTGCCGGAGGACAGTTACGAGCTCGTCATCGAGAGGGGCGTGAAAAACGGCATTGCGGGGACGAACTTCGACGTCCGCACCCACGAACATCATCCGCACCGGGGGTTGCACGAAATCGAGGATATCGTCGGCGGAAGCGCCCTGTCCGACAGCGTCCGGAGGGAGTCCCTTCGGGCCTTTGCGCTGCTTGCGGAGGCCGAGGCCCAGGTCCACGGGACGATGCCCGACAAAATCCACTTTCACGAGGTAGGGGCCATCGATTCCATTGTCGATATCGTGGGCGTCTTCGTCCTGATGGAGCTCTTGGACTGGCCCCGCGTGCTCTGCTCCCCGCTTAACGTGGGCTCGGGCACGGTGTCCTGCGCCCACGGAGTCCTGCCCGTCCCGGCCCCGGCGACAGCGCTCCTGCTTCGGGGACTGCCGATATTCTCCCAGGGTGCGCCCATGGAGCGCACCACCCCGACCGGCGCGCTGCTCGCCAGGACCCTGGCCTCCGCCTTCTGCCCCATTCCCGCCGGGTCGGTGATCGCGTCGAGCTTCGGCTTGGGCAATCGGGACTCCGAGGACATGCCGAACGTCCTCCGCGCCCTGCTGATGGAGTCCGGTCGGATGGAGGCCGGTCAGGTGGACGAGGGCCTGGTGCACGAGCGCCTGACCATCCTGGAGTGCAACATCGACGACATGAACCCTCAGGACTTCGAGCCTGTCTCAGGCCGCCTCTTCGAGGCGGGGGCCCTGGATGTCTGGACGGAGCCCATCTACATGAAGAAGGGGCGCCCCGCCGTACGGTTCTGCTGTCTGGCCGAGCCGGAAAAGGCATCGCCCCTGACCCTGATCATGCTGAAGGAGACCACCTCGCAGGGGGTCCGGCGCATCGCGGCCGACCGCACCCGGCTGCCTTTCCGCATCGAACGCGTCTCCACGCCTCTGGGGGAACTCGACGTCAAGACCGCGCTTCTGGGGGACGTTCCCCTGCGCCGTACTCCCGAGTACGAGGACCTCAAGCGCCTCTCGACCGAGCACGGCCTTCCGATGGCCGAGGTGCGCCGCCGCGTGGCACGCGAACTCTGA